The DNA segment TTCAGCCTGGCTGCGGATAACTTCATAGATTTTATAGGTCTAGACGCGGAGTCACGTGCAACACAAAACTACACGATATTTACGCTCGAATCACATATATGCTACCTACAAGAGGCTCGCGAAAATGAAAAACTTCTAACTAATGTTCAATTGCTTGACAGCGATGTAAAACGACTTCATTTATTTTTCACCATGAGTAAGGCTTCAGGAGAAGTAATCGCGACGAGTGAACAGATGCTGATGGGAATTAATACGAAACAAGGAAAACCAGCCCCATTTCCAGAGTCCGTCAAAGCTTCAATTGAAGAGCTACGAGCTACTCATAAAGAACTAGCGACACCGAAACAGGCCGGCAGAAAAATCGGAATCAACCGGTAAGTAATCGGTTTTGCGATTAACAGAGGAGAATTTTAATGAATAAGATTGAAGTGAATAATTTAACGAAAATCTTTGGTTCACATCCTCATCAAGGGCTAAAACGCTTGGAAAATGGGGAAACGAAAGAAGAAATTCTTGCAAAGACTGGTATGACGGTAGGGGTTAAACAAGTTTCATTCTCCGTTAAAGCAGGCGAATTCTTTGTTATCATGGGTCTTTCGGGAAGCGGAAAATCGACGTTAATCCGACTCGTTAATCGGCTGATTGAACCGACGAATGGTGAAGTGCTGATTGATGGTGTTGATATTACCAAGATGAAAAAAGCGGAGTTAATTGAAACAAGAAGAAAAAAATTAGGTATGGTCTTCCAGCAGTTCGGCTTATTCCAGCATCGTAGTGTAATAGCAAATGTTGCCTACGGATTGGAAATTCAAGGCATGAAAAAAGAAGAACGTATTAAACACGCACAGAAAGCAATAGAAGACGTTGGTTTGCAAGGATATGAAAATAGCTATCCAAAAGAGCTTAGTGGTGGAATGCAACAAAGGGTAGGACTTGCTCGTGCTCTAGCAAATGACTCGGATATATTGCTGATGGATGAAGCTTTCAGCGCACTCGACCCATTAATTAGAAAAGAAATGCAAGATGAACTGCTAAACTTGCAAAACAAACTGGGTAAAACCGTTTTGTTTATTACCCATGATTTGGACGAAGCACTAAAATTGGGAGATCGCATCGCCATTATGAAAAATGGTGAGATTGTACAAGTTGGGACAGCAGATGAAATTCTGGAAAATCCAGCAAATGAGTACGTTTCTAATTTTGTCAAAGATGTCGATCGTTCGAAAGTACTGATGGCATCGCACGTCATGAAGAAACCGAATGTGCTAATGATTGAAAAAAATGGTGCTTTGGCAGCTGTTCGTAAAATGGAGGAGACGGGTGCATCTAGTATTTTCGTTGTCGATAAAGATAATACCTTTAAAGGATTATTGACTATTGACGATGCTATTAAAACCTATAAAAACAACCTCGCTATTGAAGACGTGTTAATAAAAGAAATCCATACTATTTCTCCAGATACCTCTTTAAAT comes from the Paenisporosarcina antarctica genome and includes:
- a CDS encoding thioesterase family protein — translated: MPNQSLTYENRVISEYVDYNGHMNDAAYAKIFSLAADNFIDFIGLDAESRATQNYTIFTLESHICYLQEARENEKLLTNVQLLDSDVKRLHLFFTMSKASGEVIATSEQMLMGINTKQGKPAPFPESVKASIEELRATHKELATPKQAGRKIGINR
- a CDS encoding quaternary amine ABC transporter ATP-binding protein; protein product: MNKIEVNNLTKIFGSHPHQGLKRLENGETKEEILAKTGMTVGVKQVSFSVKAGEFFVIMGLSGSGKSTLIRLVNRLIEPTNGEVLIDGVDITKMKKAELIETRRKKLGMVFQQFGLFQHRSVIANVAYGLEIQGMKKEERIKHAQKAIEDVGLQGYENSYPKELSGGMQQRVGLARALANDSDILLMDEAFSALDPLIRKEMQDELLNLQNKLGKTVLFITHDLDEALKLGDRIAIMKNGEIVQVGTADEILENPANEYVSNFVKDVDRSKVLMASHVMKKPNVLMIEKNGALAAVRKMEETGASSIFVVDKDNTFKGLLTIDDAIKTYKNNLAIEDVLIKEIHTISPDTSLNDLFGVAIEAKYPLVVIENGKLLGIVSRVSILSGLVLGKDEVSSS